The Glycine soja cultivar W05 chromosome 4, ASM419377v2, whole genome shotgun sequence genomic sequence caaaattcttATTTTCAAGTACTAAAAACGTATCCATCCATGCttaatttacaaataaaagataatgtTATTTTGTTGTAGAGTGTCCTTTTCTGATCCAAATTCAAGACAACACATACCAGATGATGGAGCGTGTAACTGCAGTTGCAGCTGCTGCATTTTCCATTCATTCACTAGAAGAAGCAGGGTTACTTAATTTGCAGAAAATGAAAGAGAGTCCCAAATTTCCAAGGACCAAAACAGTGAGAGAAAAAGAGGGGAAAGTATCTAGGCAACCAAGTCATGGTAATTAGAAAATTTTCATACAACATATCTATGTTCAAGTTAATTAAGCAATGAGCCAAtgacaaaacttagatacaatTCTTTCggtattattattcaattagaattgaagttttatttcaataatttgcATAATAAAAGTTGCACTGTAAGTCAACATATGTTACTGAAATGAAATTCCAATTCTGATTGAAGAACAACACTGAGAACATTTAAGAAActatatctaagttttgtccctAACTAATCCTTTGAAAACAATTGTGATGTTACATGTAATGGCAGGGGAGATTTCAACAAAAAGGTCATTAGGACAGGAACTCGCAATGACAACAGAAAgtgattttccttctaaatgtCCAAGTGGTGTATCCCCAGCCGCAGGGTATCAAAATCACAAAGGGAATCAAATAATACAACACAAAAATGACAAGGCATCACTATGGGAAAAGGCCAAGATAGAGAGGATTCAAAAGAGGTAACATTCATTTATTAACCAATAGtagctttttatttaattttgcttaattgtatttttgtcaCTCTAACATGACCAATGTGCCATTTTGTGATGGATTTAGTTCATTCTTGTCAATGTGAGAAATATTCAGGTATGAGAAGACAAAGTCCAAAATCCTTGCTTGGGAGAGTGATAGAAAGATTCAAGCCAAAATACAAATGGACAGGAAGAAGGTTTGCATCTCAATTCATggagttctattttttttttattttttgtaaatatttatgaacATGATCTCATTGCTTGGTGGAACTACAGAGTGAATGGGAGCACAAAAGCAGGCCGTGTACAGACATTTTGGGGCATAAGGCGAAAATGttaaaggaattttttttttacaagaattttaaagagacttagtatattatataaaatatcattttttatattaatcttctAGCTTTTTTAGCTGCAAAATCAGTATTATCTAAAGGTGGTTGTTCTATAACATTTTTCTCGTTGTTAGTATGATCTATCAGTGGTTGTTCTATCACATTTTCACCTATTGAACTTGCTTCTGTGTCATTTTTATGAATGATAACAAATTTATCAAGGGCACCACGTTAAGATTCAATTAGCTTttcaacttttcattttttcttcaatttttcataaCCAGATTCATACTTTCTATTtgacattttcttttgtaaataatcaaaataaaaaaattaactaaatattaaataaatctaaataaactaaactctaaaataaataaagaaaatgatgatcGATGAATAGAACGATAGAACCTGGAATTGGAAACAGACagagattttgttgtttagATGTTGTGTCAGGCGCAAGGGTGCTACGTGATACGTGTTGTATTACTGCATACCCAGAGTCATGCCCGTGAAATGAATTGTTCCACCAATCCACCGGGATGGAGATGAAAGGCTCCATACGCGGGACGCCGGGATGTATGCGATTTATAGGAGTTCAGAATCCAGACGATGTCAAATCCAGAGAGGTTGAGCCGCGGAGACAAAGTTTGATCAATAGACAATAGGTTTCATTCAAGGGAAGGAgaataatagattttttttatgaacagaAGATGAGGAGATGAAAAAACGTGAAGAATGGAGTCTGGAGAGTGAGATACGTTAGTTAGGGAATTGGGATGGGTTAAAGGAAAGTTAATAGAAATTTACTTTTTtgggataataaaaaaattttaggggcctaaaatttttttttctgggcCTTAGGCTGATGCCTAATTTGTCTACTAATTTGCACTGCCTTGCACAAAAGGGCAATAGAAATCCAACATTACAAGAACAAGATAGCAAGGATAGATATGATAGCACAAGGGCAATAGCACAGTTGGAAGAccacaaaagaaaacaagagtCCACAGCCAAGGAAAAAGCAAAGAAAATCAGAAAAATAGGAAGGGTCCCTGTCAAATGTTTCTGCTTCAAATCTTTATAGGATCAAGACATGTAGCCAGTTCCTGGAAAACAAGACAGTAGGAAATTTCATGTTGAGTGTtactaggtgcacccaacaatgtTTTTAAATGGCCAAAATGCCCTTAGCTTCTTTCTTCCTTAAAAATGTAACTTCTTTTTAGAAACGCAGTTTACTCCATTTTTGTTGGTTGTGCTTCTCTCGTTTTCTCTTTTTCGTGCAGCATTGTCTCTGGTTCGTGGGTTCGTTGGGAATGGTTAGGTGCAGTGAAGGTGAAGGTACCGACGTTGAGCGTTGCGGTGGTCGGCGGCGGCAAATGAGGTAAGCAGAAGGTGGTGCATTTTTCACGGACGTACGGATCacttccggatcaagttgatccgtaagagacttatttttggtatttgctattttttgaatttagtttcctttttttcttttaaattaataatttttttgtatggccattttttgtttgatttggttagatggacgaagatgagtggatgtatgaaataatgtctgaacgagcggatatggattatgaaaatgcAGAAGCATGTGGtgcgaatgaaccacatgttgattgttcggatGCGTTCAACACTTCTTAGGTTATAAtgttgtagacaaaggatcaagctgaaagttttgatgatgccaaaggattacatgaatcatatgcttctcaaagatttactcaagacaaagcaattagagatattcaagatggatgatcaagacagtctatagagtcttagaaagggtatattaaataggaagggaattctaattgaagtagcaaaaggtttggccaagaattttaagttaaaaagtctttttcaacaaatttactctctggtaatcgattaccagaggatgtaatcgattaccagtggccaaaactgatttacaatagctattaaaatttgaattcaaaatttgaactgtgtaatcgattacacatatatggtaatcgattaccagcagtttctgaacgttttaattcaaattttaaagcgtgtaatcgattacacacatattgtaatcgattaccagaggagtttttcagaaaacattctcaacagtcacatccttttgtgtggttcttgaatggctatcataggcctatatatatgtgacttgagacacgattttaaagagagttttccagaacaaaaaggtcttatcctcttaaaaagaaaaatcgttttatcctcttacaaattccttggccaaattatttgtgattcaataaggaattatttaagtgctcaaattgttaaatctatctctttcaagaaagatttcttcttctcttcttcttcattctgaaaagggattaagagaccaagggtctcttgttgagaaagaattctaaacacaaaggaagggttgtccttgtgtgtttagaacttgtaaaaggaatttacaagacagtggaactctcaagcgggttgcttggggactggacgtaggcacaagggtgtggccgaaccagtataaatctgagtttgcattttctcttcccttaaactcctttatttgttattgttttatatttatattcaaattgttctatttgaatcaatatttaattcattattaagggaatttataactggaATAGAAAGATaactagaatttttaattggggaaataagttgtgatatcttaattcaacccccccttcttaagatatctaaggccacttgtccaacaagtggtatcagagcttcattcttgtataaagtttagaagcttcaagaattatggcctcatcaaactacttgtttcccgagggaaattctataaatagacctcccatctttaatggagtgggttaccactactggaaaacccgcatgcaaatctttatagaggcaatagatttaaatatttgggaagccatagaacaaggaccttatgttccctctataatagccggaagtgcaacaatagaaaaacctagagcagattggattgaggaagaaagaagattagtacaatataatttaaaggccaaaaatattattacatctgccttaggaatagatgaatactttagggtttcaaattgtaaaagtgctaaggatatgtgggatacactacaagtaacacatgaaggaacaacagatgttaaaagatctaggataaacactttaactcgtgaatatgaactttttaggatgaatgtaaatgaaagtatacaagacatgcaaaagaggttcacacacatagttaatcatcttgcatctctaggaaaaacttttcaaaatgaagatctagttaataaagtcttaagatgtcttaatagagaatggcaaccaaaagtaacaaccatcacagaatctcaagatttatctagtatgtctcttgctacattatttggaaaattgcaggagcatgaaatggaattactaagattaaatcagcatgaagaaactgataagaagaagaaaggaatcgctcttaaagcatcatctgcaatccaagaagacagtgataaataagattcaattgacttggataatgatgaagatattagtctgtttgtaaaaagattcaacaagttcctgagagtcagaggaaatcaaaagtgacccaattttaaacccaaaagaaagacaaaaacttcatcctctactctaaaatgctttgagtgtaatcaacctggacatctgagggttgattgtcccatctttaagaaaaagatggagaagtttgaaaataaaaatattaatgaaaagaaattgaagaaagcatacattacatgggatgaaaacgatatggaatcttctgaagattcagaaaatgaagaaataaatctctgccttatggcaaaaagttatgaaagtgatgaagaggtaacatcttcaaacaatttatctatttcttttgatgaattgcaagatgcatttgctgagttgcataaagagtcaattaaacttgcaaagttagtttcgtcttcaaagaaaacaatttcaaatttagaaaatgaaatttcaaaattaaacaaagaattagatcatcttagaaatgaagtttcaatttctaaaccaaatgaaaaagttcacatttctactatttctgacaagaaaatgtcagattcttgcagttgttgtgaaaagtatgaaaaagaaatcaaagaattGAAAAACTCTCTTGCAAAATTCtgttatagtaaaaataatttagatgtcatattaggaaaacaaagacatgtctccaataaggctggattaggatatatatctgaaaaacaacaaaaagtttgggtacctaagttacaaccttgattttgtaggaacccttgaggaaaaagtggtacatagatagcggttgctcaaaacatatgacgggagacaaatcaaaattcacacatatctctcccaagaaaagcggacatgtaacttatggtgacaacaacaaaggtagaattcttggaattggaaaaataggtacaaatgcTTCAacttccattgaaaatgttctacttgttgaaggtcttaaacacagtctgcttagtgtgagtcaattatgtgataaaggctatctggtatcatttgattctcaaaagtgtgtcattgaacataaacatgatacgaatataaagcatatagggtttagagtcaacaatgtttacatgatagacttaagtcaaaaactagataataatcaatgttttcttagtaaagatgatgatccatggttgtggcataaacggattgcacatataaacatggaacacttaaatagattaatatcaaaagatttagttgttggcttaccaaaactatgatttgaaaaagataggctatgtgatgcatgtcaaaagggaaaacaaactagagtttctttcaaatctaaaaacattgtttcaactactcaacccttacaattacttcatatggatttgtttggtccttccagaatcatgagttttggaggaagttactatgctcttgttatagttgatgactattctagatacacatggactctttttatcactcataagaatgatgcatttcaagcttttagaaaacttgcaaaaatcattcaaaataagaaaaatctcaagattatatctattaggagtgatcatgggggtgagtttgaaaataaagaatttgaattattttgtgataagcatgggattgagcataacttttctgcaccaagaacccctcaacaaaatggtgttgttgaaaggaaaaatagatctttggaagagattgctagaactttattaaatgatactcctctttcaaaatatttttgggctgaagccgttaacactgcatgctacattttaattagggctttaataagacccatcttaaagaaaactccatatgaattgttcaatggcagaaaaccaaacatctcacatcttcatatctttggttgtaaatgttttgtattgaataatggaaaagataacttaggaaaatttgatgttaagtcagatgaaggtattttccttggatattctctgtatagtaaagcttatagaatatataataaaagaacaatgacaattgaagaatctatacatgtttcctttgatgagtctaatgccattcttccaaggaaggattttttagatgatatttcagattccttagaagatacacatattcatggaaatgactctatagaaaaagatgaaggaagcaatgaagattctCAAGTTAATGGAGATAGAGCAAATAATGAACTTCCtagagaatggaaagcctcaagagatcatcccctcgacaacattattggtgatatatcaaaaggggtaacaactagacattctcttaaagatttatgcaataatatggcttttgtatctatgattgaacctaaaaatataaaagaagccataatagatgataactggatcattggcatgcaagaagaactgaatcaatttgaaagaaataatgtgtgaaaactagtagaaaaacctgaaaattatcctgtcataggaacaaaatgggtttttagaaataaattagatgaacatggcataattattagaaataaggctaggttagtagcaaaagggtataatcaagaagagggaatagactatgaagaaacatatgctccagttgcaagattagaagccattagaatgctcttagcatatgcatccataatgaattttaaactctatcaaatggatgttaaaagttcttttctaaatggtttaattcaagaagaagtatatgttgaacaacccccaggcttcgaaatcccggataaaccaaatcatgtttataaattgcaaaaggctctttatggtttgaaacaagcccctagggcttggtatgaatgcttaagtaattttcttctagaaaaagaattctctagaggtaaagtggataccacattgttcataaagagaaagcataatgatattttgttggttcaaatatatgttgatgatataatttttggatccactaatgattcattgtgcaaggagttttcccttgatatgaaaagtgaatttgaaatgtcaatgatgggagaactaaagtacttcctgggattacaaatcaagcaaactcaagaaggtatattcatcaatcaagccaagtactgcaaggaattaatcaaaagatttgggatggaaagtgcaaaacacatggctacaccgatgagcactagctgttacttagataaagatgaatctggtcaatctatagacatgaaactatatcgaggtatgatcggatctcttctctatttatccgCTAGTAGacttgatattatgtttagtgtatgcatgtgtgctaggtttcaatccaaccccaaacaatcacatttgagtgcagttaagagaatcatgagatatctattaggtacaataaatttaggattatggtatcctaagaactcaacatgtaacttaattggatattctgattctgactttgccggatctaaaactaatagagaaaacacaagtggaacttgtcaattcattggatctgctcttgtctcatggcatagtaagaaacaaaacagtgttgctttatccactgctgaagcggaatatatttctgccggcagttgttgtgcacagattttatggatgaagcaacaattatctgactatggcatccttCTTGATTGTATACCaattaggtgtgataatactagtgccataaatatATCCAACAACcctgttcaacactctagaaccaaacatatagaaattaggcaccattttcttagagatcatgtcctaaagggagattgtatattagagtttgttgatacaaagaatcagattgctgatatctttacaaaacctctcccaaaagaaatattcttttcaataagaagagaattaggccttttagatcttagtgatttggataggtaatttttattttatttatttatttatttatgattgattgtgtttttgattGAGTATGACGcttgtgttgtttaatttaatttactttttgttagtataattaattattaagatagtataagtttttttttacttagaaataagtttctcttttaggaaaaggctattttatgttctggtaatcgattacatgaatactgtaatcgattacactagaacagatggcctgtaatcgattacagtattcatgtaatcgattaccagtaggctgcctcctcctgtaatcgattaccattacttgtaattgattaccacgcgtcctgctctataaatatcacattttccaGAAATCCCTGCGCAGCCCCTTTTCTCTTACGACGTtcctccattcccaaacctccaaaccttcatatctcactcatttcttcatcaaatcaactcccgtaaattgcaatcttcttctttttcatttttcttttgatttcaccgattaaaatctgcaaaaactccctcaaatggcagaatcgtcaaagaaacgaaagggttcttccgcctccgcttcggcttcaagagctcatcatTCTGGAGCCACTAGCGCATCCACAACACCAATCCCACCCTCATTGTCCTCTTCCCCAGTGTTTTCTTCCGACGAACAGCAGAaacggtactccaatcttttctcatctcgttccattatcgaccctaagtttattgatatggaattcttttctgctgaaacctttgattgcattcaagcctttcagaacttaggtcttctaccttttatgtcattacaattgcctatttatcctgaattggttaaagctttttattgtaatcttgaaattcaggacAGCACTCTGATTTCTGaagtttttgggataaaaatggtcattgaccagtcccttttccatgacttaaccaaattacccagtgacggtgtaccatttgaaggatgacgactggaaatttgatttctctgcccatgatgcccgccagttggtttgcaccaacaatgcggatatgaccggacgtCTTCTTGCCgggtcattggcttttgaaagccgcatccttcactatTTAATTGTGCGTATTCTGCTTCCACGGTCTTccaaccttgcccaggtttctgaggaagatctaattatcatgtgggcctttcatacagggcgtcaacttgactgggcacacttagtcagatattgcatgcataaggcattgtgaTTAAATGCTCCACTACCATATCCACAACTTCTCACTCTCTTTTTccgccattttcaaattcctcttgattctgaaccttatgttccaatcaagcgatcttttttaattggtgctgctgtgattgcttcttttggttaccgcaaagagcgtgatggctcttgggtcaaaaagggtGTTTCACCTGCTGATGATGAAGGCCACAtaccagttgaagataattccaCTCTTCTTCAAAGGCTTATGGACAAGTTTGATGGACTTCagacttttgttggtgacaagtttgatgccatggaattGCAAGTTGACATACGGTTCGATGCTATGGAATCAAGGATCACTagggttgaagaagatgtctccttcatccgaacttgctttgatccaccaccaccgcctccttcatcctcttagattatatgttattattctAACTTAGTTTTATTAGTAGTcaaatattattagtactttgctTTATCGCCAtgtatttggctttttgttcTAGTTATCGCAGTCTTGCACTATTATTATAATTCTCGCTTTTGTTTTGGTTAATTATGACGCTGTATggatttatttcaatttaatggttggctttgtttggatatttattgtgttaatgtttggatattgattgttttgatctagttctttttgatgttgccaaagggggagagaacttgggAGAGCACAtatgggttagaaatcaattaggcatacatgccaaaagatagggggagtaagggttgtgtgaacgtgctatcatcttgtatatagcttgtcttgatttcaggtattgtcatcatcaaaaagggggagattgtagacaaaggatcaagctgaaagttttgatgatgccaaaggattacatgaatcatatgcttctcaaagatttactcaagacaaagcaattagagatattcaagatggatgagcaagacagtctatagagtcttagaaaaggtatattaaataggaaaggaattccaattgaagtagcaaaaggtttggccaagaattttaagttaaaaagtctttttcaacaaatttactctctggtaatcgattaccagaggatgtaatcgattaccagtggccaaaactgatttacaacagctattaaaatttgaattcaaaatttgcattgtgtaatcgattacacatatatggtaatcgattaccagcagtttctgaacgttttaattcaaattttaaagcgtgtaatcgattacacacatattgtaatcgattaccaggggagtttttcagaaaacattctcaacagtcacatccttttgtgtggttcttgaattgctatcataggcctatatatatgtgacttgagacacgattttaaagagagttttccagaacaaaaaggtcttatcctcttaaaaagcaaaatctttttatcctcttacaaattccttggccaaattatttgtgattcaataaggaattatttaagtgctcaaattgttaaatctatctctttcaagagagatttcttcttctcttcttcttcattctgaaaaggaattaagagaccgagggtctcttgttgagaaagaattctaaacacaaaggaagggttgtccttgtgtgtttagaacttgtaaaaggaatttacaagatagtggaactctcaagcgggttgcttggggactagacgtaggcacaagggtgtggtcgaaccagtataaatctgagtttgcattttctcttcccttaaactcctttatttattattgttttatatttatattcaaattgttctatttgaatcaatatttaagaaattcattattaagggaatttataactggaATAGAAAGATaactagaatttttaattggggaattaAGTTGTGGTATCTTAATTcaaaccccccttcttaagatatctgaggccacttgtccaacaaatgttaatgtttgtcacagatttaataaaatgaatactggtagaaaacttaaattatgtggatttctttgtaggtgtttgagtgtcgagatgatgttttgcagtggGCTCGATCCGTGGCTCATAAAAACGGATTTGTGACGGTGACTTTAAGGTTGGACACAAACACAAGTAGTAGAGGAAAGACTacgtttgtgttaattggttgtgaaaggagtggcgagtataggtgtagggaaaaagaatttatcagaagagacactgggactaggaaatgtgggtgtcccttcaagcttcaTTGCAAGCTAGCAGTTGGAGGAGAAggctggatggtgaagttgatttgtggagtgcataatcatgaattggccaagtcattagttggacatccatatgcgaggcgattgactaaagctgaaaaaacacttattgctgatatgacgaagtccatggtgaagccaagaaacattctgctaactctgaaggaacacaatgcaaATAGTTGTACGACCATTAAACAGATATACAATGGAAGAAGTGCATTTcattcttccataagaggaagcgatcttgaaatgcaacatttgatgaagcttcttgaacgtgatcagtatattcattggcacagaataaaggatgaagacgtggctcgtgatatcttttggtgtcaccctgattcagtgaagttagtcaacgcatataatttggtgtttttgatagacaaCACGTACAAAACAAAccggtacagactcccactgctcgattttgttggggtgacaccgactgggatgacattctctgccggTTTTGCATATGTGGAGGGTGAACGCGTTAATAATTTGGTCTGGGCTTTACAACGCTTTCGaggcctttttttttaaagcgtGATGCCCTCCCTGGAGTTATTGTCATAGACAGAGACcaagcattgatgaatgcagtgaaggaTGTATTTCCTGAATgcacaaatttgttgtgcagcaAACAGGtatgcacttaggaaacacaacaacaaacggGTATCTGATGTGTGAGGGATATCCCACAGATGTCGATGGTGCTCCTAGCTCCAGCAGGTGAGGGATATCTGTCTGTGGGGCCTGAGGGACGACTCGGGGCTACGGAGGATCTGATGTGTGGCCTGGTGTCATGAAAGGATGCAAGATGCGGAAGAACCAATCCATGTAGTCACTGGCATAGTGCACACCTCACCTGTTGGAACGATATGATCCGAGTAGTGCATCCACCTGTCGTGTGTATCATCATACGACACCTATGAATCAACAGGCGGAGCCAGAATGGCCGGTGTGTACCCAAATTGCCGCACGACCCTCTCTGGCTGGTAATAAACAGCAACAGGCCCCCAGCGCAAGAGACCGGAATAGcatgaaatcaaatggaagttCTGGACCGGTCGGTGCTCCCTATACGGGATCCAACAGACATTCGGAATCCAGAGTCGGTCCAGGCGCTCCTTGTACGCCACTGTACATATGCTCTTCACAGTCTTCTTCGTCGCAATCCACCTACATATACGCGGGGAATCCTCGTTGTAGTCCTGATCAGAAGTGGACTCCGCGACTGAGGGAAAGTGCTCGTAAATC encodes the following:
- the LOC114408182 gene encoding uncharacterized protein LOC114408182, with the translated sequence MMERVTAVAAAAFSIHSLEEAGLLNLQKMKESPKFPRTKTVREKEGKVSRQPSHGEISTKRSLGQELAMTTESDFPSKCPSGVSPAAGYQNHKGNQIIQHKNDKASLWEKAKIERIQKRYEKTKSKILAWESDRKIQAKIQMDRKKSEWEHKSRPCTDILGHKAKMLKEFFFYKNFKET